A stretch of the Gloeocapsopsis sp. IPPAS B-1203 genome encodes the following:
- a CDS encoding tyrosine-type recombinase/integrase yields the protein MITVNLFGKVIRVPSPPKKTPFIERREREFLYLEEVDALIAATGQTRNPIRNQALVLLLFCQALQPVELCWLLWRDLNFAENILKVARNRTQPTRYQTQVVVNLQPLCAVEVNLLQQLQEQCTSEWLFVSERRKRLSARSLHHHIQQAGEIAQLPFPVHPYMLRRTGLYYRAALLLASTSLSLRQCCLLWNWDRANVAFSAKEKQEYLAISSKQKSAFLIALERMKAFTGIKLDENVIDYLLGAFLLFPRFEVIPHDYWLAPVQWH from the coding sequence ATGATTACGGTAAACCTTTTCGGCAAAGTTATCCGCGTGCCTTCTCCACCGAAGAAAACTCCTTTCATCGAACGTCGCGAGCGCGAGTTTCTCTATCTCGAAGAAGTCGATGCGCTGATTGCGGCAACTGGGCAAACGCGCAACCCGATTAGAAATCAAGCTCTGGTGCTGTTGTTGTTCTGCCAAGCCTTACAACCCGTCGAATTGTGCTGGCTCCTCTGGCGCGACTTAAACTTTGCCGAAAATATCCTTAAGGTGGCTCGCAATCGCACTCAACCCACGCGCTACCAAACCCAAGTCGTCGTCAACCTCCAACCGTTGTGCGCGGTTGAAGTTAATCTCCTGCAACAGCTTCAAGAACAATGCACAAGTGAGTGGCTATTTGTCTCGGAGCGGCGAAAACGCTTGAGTGCGCGCTCGCTGCACCATCACATTCAACAAGCTGGGGAAATTGCCCAGCTTCCTTTTCCTGTTCATCCGTATATGCTCCGGCGAACTGGGCTTTACTATCGCGCTGCGCTGCTACTTGCTAGTACCAGCTTATCTTTACGGCAATGTTGTTTGCTTTGGAATTGGGATAGAGCCAACGTTGCCTTTTCTGCGAAGGAAAAACAAGAGTATCTTGCCATTAGTTCAAAGCAAAAATCTGCATTTTTGATAGCACTCGAGCGGATGAAAGCTTTTACTGGGATTAAACTGGATGAAAACGTTATCGATTATTTGCTGGGTGCTTTTTTGTTGTTTCCGCGCTTTGAGGTGATTCCCCACGATTACTGGCTCGCTCCGGTGCAATGGCATTGA